The Dama dama isolate Ldn47 chromosome 23, ASM3311817v1, whole genome shotgun sequence genome contains a region encoding:
- the EDEM2 gene encoding ER degradation-enhancing alpha-mannosidase-like protein 2, producing MLFRLLVPLGLLCALLPLHHGAPGPDGTAPDPAHYRERVKAMFYHAYDSYLENAFPYDELRPLTCDGHDTWGSFSLTLIDALDTLLILGNVSEFQRVVEVLQDNVDFDIDVNASVFETNIRVVGGLLSAHLLSKKAGVEVEAGWPCSGPLLRMAEEAARKLLPAFQTPTGMPYGTVNLLHGVNPGETPVTCTAGIGTFIVEFATLSSLTGDPVFEDVARVALMRLWESRSDIGLVGNHIDVLTGKWVAQDAGIGAGVDSYFEYLVKGAILLQDKKLMAMFLEYNKAIRNYTRFDDWYLWVQMYKGTVSMPVFQSLEAYWPGLQSLIGDIDNAMRTFLNYYTVWKQFGGLPEFYNIPQGYTVEKREGYPLRPELIESAMYLYRATGDPTLLELGRDAVESIEKISKVECGFATIKDLRDHKLDNRMESFFLAETVKYLYLLFDPTNFIHNNGSTFDAVITPYGECVLGAGGYIFNTEAHPIDPAALHCCRRLKEEQWEVEDLMREFYSLKRKRSRFQKKTMSSGPWEPPTGPGTFSSPENHERAREKKPARQQSPLLSCPSQPFTSKLALLGQVFLDSS from the exons ATGCTTTTCCGGCTGCTCGTCCCGCTTGGCCTCCTGTGTGCGCTGCTGCCCCTGCACCATGGTGCACCCGGCCCTGATGGCACCGCACCCGACCCCGCCCACTACAG GGAGCGAGTCAAAGCCATGTTCTACCACGCCTACGACAGCTACCTGGAGAATGCCTTTCCCTACGACGAGCTGCGACCTCTCACCTGTGACGGGCACGACACCTGGGGCAG TTTTTCTCTGACTCTGATTGATGCTCTGGACACCTTGCTG ATTTTGGGGAATGTCTCAGAATTCCAAAGAGTGGTTGAAGTGCTCCAGGACAATGTGGACTTTGATATTGACGTGAACGCCTCTGTGTTTGAAACCAACATCCGAG TGGTAGGAGGACTTCTGTCGGCTCACCTGCTATCAAAGAAGGCTGGGGTGGAAGTGGAGGCCGGATGGCCCTGCTCAGGGCCTCTCCTGAGGATGGCAGAGGAGGCAGCCCGGAAACTCCTCCCAG CCTTTCAGACCCCCACTGGCATGCCGTATGGCACGGTGAACCTGCTTCACGGCGTGAACCCGGGAGAGACTCCTGTCACCTGTACGGCAGGCATCGGGACCTTCATCGTGGAATTTGCCACCCTCAGCAGCCTCACCGGTGACCCCGTGTTTGAAGACGTGGCCAGAGTGGCCCTGATGCGCCTCTGGGAGAGCCGGTCTGACATTGGGCTG GTTGGCAACCACATCGACGTGCTCACTGGCAAATGGGTGGCGCAGGATGCGGGCATCGGGGCTGGCGTGGACTCCTACTTTGAGTACCTGGTGAAAGGAGCCATCCTGCTTCAGGATAAAAAGCTCATGGCCATGTTCCTAG AATATAACAAAGCCATTCGGAATTACACCCGCTTTGATGACTGGTACCTGTGGGTGCAGATGTACAAGGGGACTGTGTCCATGCCAGTCTTCCAATCTCTGGAGGCATACTGGCCTGGTCTGCAG AGCCTCATTGGGGACATTGACAATGCCATGAGGACCTTCCTCAACTACTACACCGTCTGGAAGCAATTTGGGGGGCTCCCAGAATTCTACAACATTCCTCAGGGATATACAGTGGAGAAGCGAGAGGGCTACCCGCTTCGGCCAG AACTCATTGAGAGTGCCATGTACCTCTACCGTGCCACGGGGGATCCCACCCTCTTAGAACTCGGAAGAGATGCTGTGGAATCCATCGAGAAAATCAGCAAGGTGGAGTGTGGATTTGCCACA ATCAAAGATCTGCGGGACCACAAGCTTGACAACCGCATGGAGTCTTTCTTCCTGGCCGAGACTGTGAAATACCTCTATCTGCTGTTTGATCCGACCAACTTTATCCACAACAACGGCTCCACCTTCGATGCGGTGATCACCCCCTATGGGGAGTGCGTCTTGGGGGCCGGGGGTTATATCTTCAACACAGAAGCGCACCCCATTGACCCCGCTGCCCTGCACTGTTGCCGGAGGCTGAAGGAGGAACAGTGGGAAGTGGAAGATTTGATGAGGGAATTCTACTCTCTCAAACGGAAAAGGTCGAGATTTCAGAAGAAAACCATGAGCTCCGGGCCATGGGAACCCCCAACAGGGCCTGGAACATTCTCCTCCCCTGAAAACCATGAGCGGGCAAGGGAAAAGAAGCCTGCCAGACAGCAAAGCCCACTTCTCAGCTGCCCTAGTCAGCCTTTTACCTCCAAGCTGGCATTACTGGGACAGGTTTTCCTAGATTCCTCATAA